Part of the Zea mays cultivar B73 chromosome 4, Zm-B73-REFERENCE-NAM-5.0, whole genome shotgun sequence genome is shown below.
TGCTAACATTGAGCCTAACTAAGTATATAACTTGATGAAGTCTATGAAATGGCAAATACAACTTGATGAAGTACATGATCTTGTTGGTCTCCAGATCGATCTTGATGGTGTCGTTGGCCTTGATGAGAGGGTCGGGGTAGCGGATGGTGCGGCCGTCGTAGGTGTTCAGGTAGGGGATGCCTTTCTGGCCAAACTGAACAGACCTCACCTTGCAGAGCTTGAACTGCACACAAACCAATAGAAAAGCAGTGAGCATTTCACAAGGCGTACTATGAAAGGGCATGGGAATTTCCAGCGATGTAAATGGATAGATAGACAGAGCAACATCTATTAATAGACCTAACGATTGTAGCACATGACATTTAATAGAGATCTGTCCAAACAGATAAAAAAAGATAAACATAAATTCAAGTAAAATATAATATAACTATTTTTAAGGCCAAGTACAATGCAATATAGGCTTCTGGTGGGACTGATCTAGATTGTTGGGTTTCTTGTTCTGCCTTTTGCCCTTGCCATTGAAGAAGCCAAAACCAAATGATCCAAATGCTGATAGACTTATTGTGGCTGCTCTAGCAGCCAATGGATTAAACGACAAAGCAGGTTTAGTCCCAAACTTCTAGTCACTATCAAGATCCAAAAAACTTATGTCTTTTGGCACAAGGATCCTTCCATAGAACAGGGGTTTGCCAAGTGAGTGAAGGGGAAAGGGCATACAGTGCTCACGTGGGTGAAATTTAAACAGTGACCAGAACCACATCATTCCGATGCGCTTGCAAGTTGCAAGGGAGTAACACTACAAATGGCAGTATTATTTCCGGCGATCGTTTATTGTCAGTCGGATGACAATTAGCAGTGGAGAAAAATGATCCATATGCAATACCTGATTCTGTGTTGAACTAGTACAGATAATTCTAATATTTGATACATCAAAGTTGTGAAATTACCTGTCGGGCAAGATATAGCAGGCCACAAAGATTTTCTTGTAGCTGAGGCATTGTGCCACCATAGTCGACCAGTACCACAGGCCGCAACCCAGTGCAGAGAAACAGGATATCTGGCAACAACTAGGTTTGTTCATCAACAACCACATCACAGCCTTTTAATTTCAAAGAGGTATACTAGAGTTAAAATCCAACAGAAATCATAAGTTAGGTAGATCTGTTCATGAATTTACTTTTTCTTCGTGGTCGTGCATTAACACTATTTTTCAATTAATAAAATCCTATATAGTGGTGGGCTGGTGGCTTCCCCTGTTGTATTTCCCGTTAAAAAACGACTACAGCTACTAAGAGAAAGCAGCAAGCGAGTGGGCACTGACCGTTGAGGAGGCGACGCTTGGAAGCTGGACGGAGGCGTCACCGGATCCGGGCCGCGCACGCGTTCACCACTTCCAGCATCTCTTTGTACGGCCCCGCCGCCGCTGCCATCTCCGCAGCGAAAGAACTTAAACCGATCACGGAGGCATTAAGAAGAAAACAAGTTTAAGGTTTAGCTGATGCGAGTACCACTAAACATGCTAGATAGATCAGACAGGCCACACCACACATTTCCCTTCTTGTTGCACCATCTCTGTATGCATTTCCTGTGGGCAAACTGCGTACAACCAACGCCAATAGGTGAGCACACAATTAGCATTTTCTTCAACAGATACTCCAAAGTCACGTGTACAACAACGTCAAGGGGAAAAAAGATTATTGCATAACTGAAAATGGGGGTACTTATTAGGATATGGATTATCGCGATTGAAATTTCAGATAACTCTGTAACCTCTGAGTTTTTTTGTCTTTTAATAAATTCCTGTAGGGGCTTCGACCCCTCCAGCCCCATAAAAAAACAGATAATCGGATGTGTCTGAAGAAAAGTATATAACGTGCTGGGAACAAAACCCAAAACAGATACTGGGGATACTGTttagacaaacccaaaactagcgGAGCACCTTGCAAACACGGAGGCCAAGTGAACAGATGATGAAACTATATTACTGCCTTTAAGTCCTGCATGGAGATGGAATTTGTCTCTGGAGGTATAATAGAACTCTGCCCAGGAACATGGTTATGCACTGATACACCATTTATTAGCTTTCGGCACAGCTGCTGCTTCAATGTCTCATGCCTTAGTTTGCCATGTCGAGACCTTGCTCTAACTAATTCAATGCAAGATCCAATTAACTGCTTCATGAAAACATCAATGCCATTATTCAACAAATTAGCACACTCTATCGAGACCCCTTCCAACCCATTTGCTCCTGCCACTTTGTCCATCCTTTTCTTCATTGACAAAGTATCACAGAGTTCACCATCTTCAATACAAGTATTAGAGGTATCCTTTGAACTCACAGAAGCAAGGGGTAAAGGTATTTGGGCCACACCAAAACTGCCATGACGTAACTGAATGCCAAGTGGTGCTTGAATGACCAAAGACTACTCAAGTGAAAGATGACATTTTCTAAGCCATGTCCTAATCAAGCAGTAGATGGATACTAAGTTTCAGTCCCAGTAGTGGAAATTATTTGTTATTCAGAATCAAGTACATGTTACTACAGAGGTAAGCTACTGTATAATTCCCTAAGTCCACAAGTTAGATTTCATTTCTATCAAGTGAACCACACGCCAAGCTAAACACAGAAAAAAGCATTCAACGCAGTTATACCAAGTAAAGTATGAAACAATGCAGAATTAGCGCCAATTCATCGATTACGCACGTCAAAAATCGACAGCAGTCCTCATGACCCATTTCCAGCTCTCCCTCCCGCCGAACCCTAACCCCATCCTCAGCTCTATTCTCAGTCGCGCAACCACTTTGCCCTGGCGCAAAAAATCCCTAATCTCCACCATCCAAGTTTATCAAATAGTCCCCAAAAAATTCCCCCAAaatgaaaacaagaagcatgacaGTAAGCAAATAACCCAACGAGGAACAAGGACTAGAGGTCTCACTTTGCCTTGGCGCGCGACAACGAGTCCAGGATCCGGCCGTCGTGGCCCTCCTCGGAGCGGGGGCGGTGGAGGCAGCAATGGGGAACCGGCGAGGAGCGGGGGCGGTGGAGGCAGCAATGGGGAACCGGCGAGGAGCGGGGGCGATGGAGGCAGCAATGGGGAACCGATGGCGGAGGATCCAGATGGGGAGGGGAGATGAAAgaagggagagagaaggggatgGTGGCCTCACACGAGGGTTCCAAAGTGAAAGAAGCTGGTCGTCGGATGGCCATGTGAGATGGATCAAGTCGCCAGGCGGCTGTGATTTTTGGGGCGACGTGGATAGCTCCACCTCGAGAATCCTCTCGGTTTTAAATGTAAAGAGATGTTTCTATTATCCAACTTatctctatagcgacccaccatcaATCACACACTTAACTCTATAGCGACCGATCATAAGtggttaaatttctagacttttagtgaT
Proteins encoded:
- the LOC103654378 gene encoding 40S ribosomal protein S4-like, with the translated sequence MPQLQENLCGLLYLARQFKLCKVRSVQFGQKGIPYLNTYDGRTIRYPDPLIKANDTIKIDLETNKIMYFIKLYLPFHRLHQVIYLVRLNVSTNS